The following nucleotide sequence is from Candidatus Flexicrinis affinis.
GAGTGCGTTGGCGCGCACCTGAAGCTGCTCGAACGACGCGCTGCCTGTGACGATCAGTCGCGCTCCCATGTAATCGACGTGGGCGGCTTCGACACCACTCAGCCGCCGGATTCCGTCCTCCAACTCGCGGGCGCAGTTGGCGCAGTCCATGCCTTCCACGCGGTAGGTTCGTCCGGTCATCGACCGTATCCTTATTGAGACTCAACCTCAATATATGAACATTTGTTCATATCTTGGGCCCGAGTGTGCCACATCCCATACACCTTGTCAAATTCGCCGCTTGGCCGTTGACCGGTTGCCGCATCGCACGGTTACCACCTATACTTGGCAGATCGCGTGTCGTACGGGTTACGCGCATGACCTCCACGCCTACCGGGATGCAATCGACCGAAGCGGTCGCCATCGAAATCAACGAGCTCAAGCCCCTGCTCACCGCTACGGAGCAGGCCTTGCTGCGCCAAAGCGAGCTGCTGCGTTCGCGCGGGCTGGGCCTGCCGTCGATGACCCACACGGCGATCAATAGCTTGATCCACTCGCTGGATACGTTTCTGCGCATCCTCCGCGATGAACAGCGCGAGGTCGCGCAGCTGCGCACGTTGGTCGCCAACTCGGCCTCGTTTAGCGGGTCGTTCGACCTCGACGAGATTCTGTCCGATGCCATGGACGGCATCATCACGATGACCGGCGCCGAGCGGGGCTGCATCATCCTCGTCGACGACGCAGGCAACTTGGACTTTCACGTCCTGCGCGACGGTACGACAGCCGCCAATCGCGGTCAAGTGCTGGACGGGTCGAATGCCGAACAGCAATTCAGCCGTTCGATCATTAACCGCGCGATGGAGACCGGCGAGGCGCTCCTCACTCACAACGCCCACGACGATCAGCGGTTGGTCGGTATGCAAAGCGTCGCGGCGCTCGACCTACGCTCGGTCTTGTGTGCACCGCTGCGCTATCGCGACGACATGCTCGGCGTGGTGTATGTCGACAATCGGCTTCGCTCCGGCGTATTCGGCGAGCGCGAGAAGGCGCTGCTGGTCGCTTTTGCCAATCAGGTCGCTGTTGCCATGAGCAACGCGCGCCTCTTCAATAATCTGCAGGCGACGATCAGCGAGATTACGCAAGTCAAGGAGCTGACCGACAACGTCTACAATAGCATCGACAGCGGGGTCATCACGATCGACGGCGAGGGCTTCGTCGTCCAAGCCAATCGTGCCGCCGCCGACCTGCTCGACCGGCCAGACCCGAATGCCCTGAACGGACAGCCGGTCGCCGACCTGCTTGAACCGGTCCTTGAGCCGCTGGCACGCGCGATTACGCAGGTCAATTCCGGCGCGCGCGAATCGTCGTTCGAAGCGACGGCAACGTTTGGCAGCAAGCCCAGCGTCGTGATTAACGTCCGCGTCAACCCGCTTGTCGGGCGTGACGTGCACGGGGCCGGCCACGTCATCGTGCTCGAAGACCTCACCGTTCAACGCGAGCGGGCCGAGACTCTGCGCATGTTCAAGTATTACCTGCCGCCGGAGATGGTCGACAACATCCAGCAGATCGCCGGGCTCGGGTTTGAAGGCGAGCGCCGTGAGGTGTCGTGCATGTACGTCGACGTGCGTCCGCTGGCCACCATGCCGGCCATGCGTCCACAGCTCCTCATGGAAGAGGTCAACATTTACTTGTCGCGCGCGACCGACTGCATTCACGAAGCCGGCGGCATGATCGACAAGTACATGGGCACCGAAATCATGGCATTGTTCAACACGCAGCTCAATCCGCTGGCCAATCACGCGGCCTGTGCGATTAACGCGGCCCTGCAGATCCACGAAAACTTCGCTGTGATCTACGACTCACTCGGGATCGACCAAGCCCAGTACCGCATCGGGATCAACACCGGCGTGGCGACGCTGGGGAACGTGGGCAGCAACACGCGCCGCGACTTCACCGCCATCGGCGACGCGATCAACCTTGCCAAGCGCCTCGAAGAGAGCGCGCTCGACGGCCAGATCGTCATCAGCGAAGACGTCCGCACCCATGCCGAACAGCACCCTCTGCCGGGCATCGGCAAAGTCGAGTATCACGCGCTGGAACCGCTGCAGGTCCGTGGTCGCCAGCAGCAGACCGCGATCTACTTGGCACGGCCGTTATGAGCGAAGACACTTTCCGCATCAGCGAAGGCGGCCCGTCCGAACTGCCGAATAACAGTCAGGAGGCCGCGCGTAAGCTCGCGCAGCGGGCCGATGACGTCGTCACACTGCTCAAGAGCCAGCGCGACCTGCTGCGCCAGCGCGGCATGAACCTACCGGTCGGCGCGCTGGAGACGGTGCTGACCGTCAAAAGCCGCCTCGAAGCCCTGAACAAGAAAATCGTATCGACGCTGATCGAACTGCGCACGCTGCGCGCGCTGGCCGAGACGACGTCGCTCATCACCAGCAACCTCGACACCGACGACGTGCTCAATCAGGTGATGGACACCGTTGTCGGACTGACCGGCGCCGAACGCGGTTACATCGTCCTGAAAGACCGCGAGACCGGGGCCTTCGACCAATTCACCGTGGCCCGCGGCATCGACATCGACTCGCTGTCGGCCGACCGCACGCCCGGCATTCCCAACCGTGACTACGCCGTCAGCCGCACGATCATCAACGAGGTCGCAACGTCCGGCCAGCCGGTGATCACGACCAATGCGCTGGAAGACGAGCGCTTTCAGTCGCAGCAGAGCATCGTAGGTCACGCCATGCGCAGCGTGCTTGCCGTACCGCTTCTGGTGCGCGGGGAGCTGACCGGCATTGTGTACTGCGACAACCGCGTACTGGCGGGCTTGTTCGCCCAGCGCGAACTCGAGCTTGTGACGACCTTTGCCGAGCATGCCGCGGTCGCGATCGACAACGCCCGCCTGTTCCAAGCCCTGCGCGACCAGCTCGCCGAGGTCACTGCCCTGCGCGACGAACTCGACCGCATCTTCGAGTCGATCACCGCCGGCGTGCTCACGCTCGACCGCTCCGGCACGATCACGCTGTGCAACCGCGCCGCGACCACTATCTTCAACGCGCCGGATGCCATGACGGGCGGCGTGCTAACCGACTACGTCAACGAAATGCCCGGCCCGCTGCAAAGCGCGATGACGTACGTCCGCGCTTCTAGTCGGCCCATGCCGTTCGACTTGGCGCTGTTCATCCCCGGGCGCGGCGAGTGCCATCTGAACATCGTCATGTCCCCACTGGCGGACGGCACCGGCTTGGCGCTCGTGATCGACGATCTCACCGTCGAGAAGGCGCGCGAGCAGCAGTTGGCCGAGGTCACGCGCTACCTGCCAACCGCGCTGGTCAAGAATCTGGCGTCCGTCTCCAATTCGGATGTGCGCGGGCAGGAGCGTCAGATCACAGCCATGTTCTGCGACGTGCGCGGCTTCACGCGCTTCAGCGAGAACATCGACCCCGGCGAGGTCGTGCGCGTCATCAACCAGTACTTGAGCCTTGCCAGCGACGCTATCGGCTTGTTCGAGGGCGTGGTCGATAAGTACATGGGCGATGCCGTCACGGGCCTGTTCAATACGCAGCTGAACCCGCAGGAAGACCACGCCATCCGGGCCATCAGTGCCGGCTTGACCATGCTGGCCGAGTTGGCTGCCCTACACGAAACGATGCCGGAGAACTACCGGCTCGACTTCGGCATCGGGATCGACA
It contains:
- a CDS encoding GAF domain-containing protein; the protein is MTSTPTGMQSTEAVAIEINELKPLLTATEQALLRQSELLRSRGLGLPSMTHTAINSLIHSLDTFLRILRDEQREVAQLRTLVANSASFSGSFDLDEILSDAMDGIITMTGAERGCIILVDDAGNLDFHVLRDGTTAANRGQVLDGSNAEQQFSRSIINRAMETGEALLTHNAHDDQRLVGMQSVAALDLRSVLCAPLRYRDDMLGVVYVDNRLRSGVFGEREKALLVAFANQVAVAMSNARLFNNLQATISEITQVKELTDNVYNSIDSGVITIDGEGFVVQANRAAADLLDRPDPNALNGQPVADLLEPVLEPLARAITQVNSGARESSFEATATFGSKPSVVINVRVNPLVGRDVHGAGHVIVLEDLTVQRERAETLRMFKYYLPPEMVDNIQQIAGLGFEGERREVSCMYVDVRPLATMPAMRPQLLMEEVNIYLSRATDCIHEAGGMIDKYMGTEIMALFNTQLNPLANHAACAINAALQIHENFAVIYDSLGIDQAQYRIGINTGVATLGNVGSNTRRDFTAIGDAINLAKRLEESALDGQIVISEDVRTHAEQHPLPGIGKVEYHALEPLQVRGRQQQTAIYLARPL
- a CDS encoding GAF domain-containing protein, which gives rise to MSEDTFRISEGGPSELPNNSQEAARKLAQRADDVVTLLKSQRDLLRQRGMNLPVGALETVLTVKSRLEALNKKIVSTLIELRTLRALAETTSLITSNLDTDDVLNQVMDTVVGLTGAERGYIVLKDRETGAFDQFTVARGIDIDSLSADRTPGIPNRDYAVSRTIINEVATSGQPVITTNALEDERFQSQQSIVGHAMRSVLAVPLLVRGELTGIVYCDNRVLAGLFAQRELELVTTFAEHAAVAIDNARLFQALRDQLAEVTALRDELDRIFESITAGVLTLDRSGTITLCNRAATTIFNAPDAMTGGVLTDYVNEMPGPLQSAMTYVRASSRPMPFDLALFIPGRGECHLNIVMSPLADGTGLALVIDDLTVEKAREQQLAEVTRYLPTALVKNLASVSNSDVRGQERQITAMFCDVRGFTRFSENIDPGEVVRVINQYLSLASDAIGLFEGVVDKYMGDAVTGLFNTQLNPQEDHAIRAISAGLTMLAELAALHETMPENYRLDFGIGIDSGLAVLGNVGSMDRREFTALGEPTVLSKILQENARASVLISEATYKLVAETFQCEPVVLEKTKGYQDLTTAYRVVRRKHNTGLVALLIDSELADLIHKTDSADNAVD